In Lodderomyces elongisporus chromosome 1, complete sequence, a genomic segment contains:
- the SSY1 gene encoding SPS-sensor component ssy1 encodes MTDQSSSDTDDDDNNSSVCIEENPIFPSLGGNVFAAQGDSDREYSSDSQIDQPTITSKNAFGNNFIYDKDHNDDDDGDGDGDGDGDGDDDESGIALREVFRIGQMKNISMGPSEVPVNQISESKTTSSEMLNPFEDDESTSLDSKVIEQMVAPSNEIITGDKFGFVRMYETLTKQKKPTNPNNPVLEKLQLDGAIPLQVMDSRNSRNSSVFELSKLADYDRFVKETHLNERIQAKVAKRVPKEKLDQETLSIIGDKDLADKFYAGHETTSKTKGRSFFSISKHSRSKKKSNSKVEHATDSDALDLYMSVSNSTNEQRGQKNVDGKGLNYLQRKLSVRHLQMISLGGTIGVGLFLNSGKAVNIAGGLGALLAFMLIGVVVMCTMVSFCEMVTFISVIDGVSGLSSRFVDDAFGFATGWLYFFSFAFGVAGEVVAGVIMLSYFPYLKTATNKGSTTGFVTLFLASIVTSNLIDVRVYGEIEYVSSFIKLLWALVMMIVMIILNRGGFGGPVLGFKYWDHSKSDFDNNIIFGVFRPSYNLYDTGTSPPSEGIGGNLGRFLSLLTAILVVCYAYSGTEIVCIAACEAKNPRKALPSATKRVFWRIVIFYCLSAFLVTLNIYAGDPRLLRYYSGSTGISQEEFETNIAIQAVGGMHCRVDSTVVAGYGSGAQSPWVVALQSAGLCNFSTAANIFLVFFAVSCGNAQLYVSSRTMYSLALQGKAPRFLAHCNRNGIPYNAVIFAASFGLLSYTCVSQSATVVFQNLNSVIASSGIFVWFAMCLTYIRFYYGLKRRPDIIGRDDKSYPYKSPFQPFSAIIGLVCTAIILLAMGFVVFLSRDWDTMFFFSSYGPLMVFLALYAGYRIIKGTSIPSLDRLDFDSGRTEMDRYIWDGGTEYNRRSMKEVFYKWMSFLA; translated from the coding sequence ATGACGGACCAATCCAGCTCCGATACcgatgatgacgataaTAATTCGAGTGTATGCATCGAAGAGAACCCTATATTTCCCAGCTTGGGTGGAAATGTCTTTGCGGCTCAGGGAGATAGTGATCGAGAGTACTCTTCCGATTCGCAAATTGACCAACCAACAATTACTAGCAAAAACGCATTCGGAAACAATTTTATATATGACAAAGAccataatgatgatgacgatggtgatggtgatggtgatggtgatggtgacgGCGATGACGATGAGTCAGGGATAGCATTGAGAGAAGTTTTTCGCATCGGACAGATGAAAAACATTAGCATGGGTCCTAGTGAGGTACCTGTCAATCAAATTAGCGAACTGAAGACGACTTCAAGCGAAATGCTAAACCcttttgaagatgatgaatcCACATCTCTAGACTCCAAAGTAATTGAACAAATGGTTGCACCGAGTAATGAGATTATCACAGGTGATAAATTTGGATTTGTTAGGATGTACGAAACTTTgaccaaacaaaagaaacccACAAACCCTAACAACCCGGTACTTGAGAAATTGCAACTAGACGGAGCTATCCCACTACAAGTAATGGACTCAAGAAATTCAAGAAACTCATCAGTTTTTGAATTATCAAAGTTGGCCGATTACGATAGATTTGTCAAGGAAACACATTTGAACGAGAGAATACAAGCCAAAGTAGCCAAAAGAGTTCCGAAAGAAAAACTAGATCAAGAGACGTTGTCCATAATCGGAGACAAAGATCTTGCAGATAAATTTTATGCTGGTCATGAAACCACAAGCAAGACAAAAGGACGGTCGTTtttcagcatcagcaaACATAGTAGgagtaaaaagaaatcaaacAGTAAAGTTGAACATGCTACAGATAGTGATGCACTAGATTTATACATGTCAGTGTCAAACTCCACAAACGAACAGCGAGGGCAGAAAAATGTCGATGGGAAAGGCTTGAACTACTTACAACGGAAGCTTAGCGTGCGACATTTGCAAATGATTTCCTTGGGTGGCACTATTGGAGTCGGATTGTTTTTGAACTCGGGCAAAGCAGTCAATATAGCCGGAGGACTTGGTGCGCTCTTGGCGTTTATGTTAATTGGAGTTGTGGTGATGTGCACCATGGTCTCGTTTTGTGAAATGGTTACTTTTATTTCAGTGATTGATGGAGTTTCTGGCTTGAGTTCTagatttgttgatgatgcaTTTGGGTTTGCCACTGGTTGGCTATattttttcagttttgcTTTTGGGGTTGCTGGTGAAGTTGTTGCCGGTGTGATTATGCTCTCTTATTTTCCGTATTTAAAGACTGCTACCAATAAAGGCTCTACAACAGGGTTTGTTACATTGTTCTTGGCGTCTATAGTCACGAGCAACTTGATTGATGTTAGAGTATACGGTGAAATCGAATACGTGTCCAGTTTCATCAAGTTATTGTGGGcattggtgatgatgattgtTATGATAATCTTGAATAGAGGCGGATTTGGTGGACCGGTGTTGGGATTCAAATACTGGGACCATCTGAAGTCAGATTTCGATAACAACATCATTTTTGGTGTATTTAGACCATCCTACAATTTGTATGATACTGGCACGAGTCCACCGTCGGAGGGTATAGGTGGGAACTTGGGAAGATTTCTATCATTGTTGACAGCTATACTAGTGGTTTGTTATGCATATAGCGGAACAGAGATTGTGTGTATTGCTGCATGCGAAGCCAAAAACCCAAGAAAAGCTTTGCCTTCTGCCACAAAAAGGGTCTTTTGGAGAATTGTTATTTTCTATTGTTTATCTGCTTTTTTAGTGACATTGAACATTTATGCTGGAGATCCTCGCTTGCTTAGATATTACCTGGGTTCGACAGGGATTCTGCAGGAGGAGTTTGAAACAAATATAGCAATTCAGGCAGTAGGAGGTATGCATTGCCGCGTCGACTCAACAGTTGTTGCAGGATATGGCAGTGGTGCTCAAAGTCCCTGGGTTGTTGCTCTTCAGAGTGCTGGCCTCTGCAATTTTAGTACTGCCGCcaacatttttttggttttttttgcagTTAGTTGTGGCAATGCACAATTGTATGTTAGTTCAAGAACAATGTACTCACTAGCATTACAAGGCAAAGCACCCAGGTTTTTAGCACACTGCAACCGAAACGGAATCCCATACAATGCAGTAATCTTTGCCGCCTCATTTGGTCTTTTATCTTATACATGTGTATCGCAATCAGCTACTGTTGtgtttcaaaatttgaacAGTGTGATTGCGTCTTCAGGTATATTTGTCTGGTTTGCCATGTGCTTGACATACATCAGATTCTACTATGGCTTAAAGCGACGCCCAGACATTATTGGTAGAGACGATAAGTCATATCCATACAAATCGCCGTTCCAGCCTTTCAGTGCGATCATTGGTTTAGTGTGTACTGCCATTATTTTACTTGCAATGGGGTTTGTTGTGTTCCTCAGTAGGGACTGGGACAcaatgtttttcttttcaagcTATGGTCCATTAATGGTTTTCCTCGCACTCTATGCTGGTTATAGAATAATTAAGGGCACTTCCATCCCAAGTTTGGATAGACTCGACTTTGATTCGGGCAGGACCGAAATGGATCGATATATTTGGGATGGTGGAACAGAGTATAATAGAAGAAGTATGAAGGAAGTTTTTTACAAATGGATGTCTTTTCTTGCTTGA
- the RPL2 gene encoding 60S ribosomal protein L2, translated as MGRVIRNQRKGAGSIFTSHTRLRKGAAKLRTLDYAERHGYIRGVVKQIIHDPGRGAPLAKVAFRDPYRYKLREETFIANEGVYTGQFIYAGKKASLNVGNILPLGACPEGTIVSNVEEKVGDRGALGRTSGNYVIIIGHNPDENKTRVKLPSGAKKIISSDARGVIGVVAGGGRIDKPLLKAGRAFHKYKVKRNSWPKTRGVAMNPVDHPHGGGNHQHIGKASTISRGAVSGQKAGLIAARRTGLLRGTQKTSD; from the exons ATGG gTAGAGTCATCCGTaatcaaagaaaaggtGCTGGTTCCATTTTCACCTCTCACACTAGATTGAGAAAAGGTGCCGCCAAGTTAAGAACCTTGGATTACGCTGAACGTCACGGTTACATTCGTGGTGTTGTCAAGCAAATCATCCACGACCCAGGTAGAGGTGCCCCATTGGCCAAGGTTGCTTTCAGAGACCCATACAGATACAAGTTGAGAGAAGAAACCTTTATTGCTAATGAAGGTGTCTACACTGGTCAATTTATCTACGCCGGTAAGAAGGCTTCATTGAATGTCGGTAACATCTTGCCATTAGGTGCTTGCCCAGAAGGTACCATTGTTTCAAACGTTGAAGAGAAGGTTGGAGACAGAGGTGCATTGGGTAGAACCTCAGGTAACTACGTTATCATTATCGGACACAACCCAGACGAAAACAAGACCAGAGTTAAGTTGCCATCTGGTGCTAAGAAGATTATTTCTTCCGATGCCAGAGGTGtcattggtgttgttgccGGTGGTGGTAGAATCGATAAACCATTGTTGAAGGCTGGTAGAGCTTTCCACAAATACAAGGTGAAGAGAAACTCATGGCCAAAGACCAGAGGTGTTGCTATGAACCCAGTTGATCACCCTCACGGTGGTGGTAACCATCAACACATTGGTAAGGCTTCTACTATTTCTAGAGGTGCTGTTTCCGGTCAAAAGGCAGGTTTGATTGCTGCCAGAAGAACTGGTTTGTTGCGTGGTACTCAAAAGACTTCCGATTAA
- the RPL8B_1 gene encoding 60S ribosomal protein L8B, with product MTQPSSKKVAPAPFSTKSKGSTAPKNPLIESTPRNFGIGQSIQPKRNLSRFVKWPEYVRLQRQKKILSLRLKVPPSIAQFSQTLDKNTAAQTFKLFNKYRPETAAEKKERLTKEAAAVAEGKSAKDASPKPVVVKYGLNHVVSLIENKKAKLVLIANDVDPIELVVFLPALCKKMGVPYAIVKGKARLGTLVHKKTSSVAALTEVNSADEAELSKLISTIDANYLQKYEENKKHWGGGIMGSKANDKIAKREKLAAQAAAGH from the coding sequence ATGACACAGCCATCTTCTAAGAAAGTTGCTCCAGCACCATTTTctacaaaatcaaaaggcTCAACCGCGCCAAAGAATCCTTTGATTGAATCTACACCAAGAAACTTTGGTATTGGTCAAAGTATCCAACCAAAGAGAAACCTTTCCAGATTTGTAAAATGGCCAGAATACGTTAGAttgcaaagacaaaagaagattTTGTCTTTGAGATTGAAGGTCCCACCATCTATTGCTCAATTTAGTCAAACCTTGGACAAGAACACTGCTGCCCAAACTTTTAAGCTTTTCAACAAGTATAGACCAGAAACTGCTGCTGAAAAGAAGGAGCGTTTGACTAAAGaggctgctgctgttgctgaagGTAAATCCGCTAAGGATGCTTCACCAAAGCCAGTTGTTGTCAAGTACGGTTTGAACCACGTTGTTTCcttgattgaaaacaagaaggCTAAGTTGGTTTTGATTGCCAACGATGTTGACCCAATCGAATTGGTTGTCTTTTTGCCAGCTTTGTGTAAGAAGATGGGTGTCCCATACGCCATTGTGAAAGGTAAGGCTAGATTGGGAACCTTGGTTCACAAGAAGACCTCATCAGTTGCTGCTTTGACCGAAGTCAACTCTGCTGATGAAGCTGAATTGTCCAAGTTGATCTCAACCATTGATGCTAACTACTTGCAGAAATACGAAGAGAACAAGAAGCACTGGGGTGGTGGTATTATGGGCTCAAAGGCTAATGACAAGATTGCCAAGAGAGAAAAGCTCGCCGCTCAAGCTGCTGCTGGTCACTAA
- the PEX6 gene encoding peroxisomal assembly protein (BUSCO:EOG09260VTN), protein MPSIVEKQSKTDTSSSLSPSTTSPTTVVNVNIINDSKINQFDVVELSRNTYTRLFPEIPEKEFSYPVHYPSESYLLVKFIGVPDYFKTFRIVKFQSVTARTSETITFINDSNLVTFDKDELTFSKSIIKRVDPINIPILSQVFISVPDNIYHLLHGKSQNAIKELFLTQFLSTSGNVVNEGDNVRQINGRASLCEPVSQGRLDFDTNIILIRQDKETTSTANTYFLDSLEESDEIDKIDEIDEIEEFDAMEEAEVDEDVDLSTYLSRSMAFDNATTTPKSTTLFSIKPLPEKIKMEDLPQKWQKDDSELFAYINSSDFTKLKFPVFNGDLVKLKTENSGSKSTVIIRLFGLLEPQTSFEKGCVYVSPLLLLNLTSVNNKVEFEPINEQSFSDLVPIAESATISRVSSEITMDKTYQQSFFSSLKSLLSSQRKCFREGDVFPVYVDTVLAKAIFDSTTIATSATSATATEGGGGDKESNENSSNDVIPMGNPNAVAWFKVTEIKGPNQIETLQYSIDPAKTLLVSSGLESITLPRNEEINWNRYLELPSIFNYNLTDDFKYAKEFRKILLTCISSRLNLKTSILLNSMSRGIGKTTLVRSTCLDLGLNLVELDCFDFLNPGQELKTIGQISGKIENLIGPDSTKNSQAFYVIYLKHIENLCPKIDENDQNSSIHSSLTLKVVQMLSEFLNTHKNAVIVMSCNDYDKLDENLKSLIKFTIDFTVPTETERLEIFRHLIDKEKSKQPLTELSSYPFVLRKDVSYSTLALQSAGLTPRDLISIIKKSKKLAIKRLNKLAKELGINVKTLVEIGYGGTIKWIPEDFEAAINDARSQFSDSIGAPRIPNVKWEDIGGLDLVKDEILDTIDMPLKHPDLFNNGLKKRSGILFYGPPGTGKTLLAKAIATNFSLNFFSVKGPELLNMYIGESEANVRRVFQRARDAKPCVIFFDELDSVAPKRGNQGDSGGVMDRIVSQLLAELDGMSSAGGDGVFVVGATNRPDLLDEALLRPGRFDKMLYLGISDTNEKQTKIMEALTRKFQLDDDVDLEKIAEKCSFTYTGADFYALCSDSMLNAMTRVANEVDAKIKAYNEEEVAKGNGEVNSRWWFDNVATKEDIRVAVKMEDFIKAQNELTPSVSAEELQHYLKVRENFEGGKENAKKEQDLQPLHEEQPPQRFLDQQTLESILSGETPNVNGFISQNSTKAELPVANGDINGEHLENDTKNISENNNGNLNRFVNGHVNDHTS, encoded by the coding sequence ATGCCGCTGATAGTCGAGAAGCAAAGTAAGACGGATACATCGCTGTCCTTGTCTCCATCAACAACGTCACCTACTACAGTGGTGAATGTGAACATAATAAACGACTCCAAGATCAATCAATTTGACGTCGTGGAATTGTCTAGAAATACTTATACAAGATTGTTTCCCGAGATACCAGAGAAGGAATTTAGTTATCCGGTTCATTATCCAAGCGAATCTTACTTATTAGTTAAATTCATCGGAGTGCCTGACTATTTTAAGACGTTTCGAATAGTGAAATTCCAAAGTGTTACTGCACGAACATCTGAAACTATAACTTTCATTAACGACTCGAATTTGGTCACTTTTGATAAAGATGAATTGACATTCAGCAAGTCAATAATCAAGCGCGTCGACCCCATAAACATTCCGATTCTTTCACAAGTTTTTATCTCCGTACCGGATAATATCTACCATCTACTTCATGGCAAATCGCAAAATGCGATAAAGGAACTTTTTCTTACTCAGTTCTTATCTACTTCAGGAAATGTAGTGAATGAAGGTGATAATGTCCGACAAATCAATGGACGTGCGAGTTTATGTGAGCCTGTATCTCAAGGCCGTTTGGATTTTGATACTAATATTATTTTGATAAGACAGGACAAGGAGACTACGTCAACAGCCAACACATACTTTTTGGATAGTTTAGAAGAGTCGGATGAAATTGACAAAATTGACGAGATTGACGAGATTGAAGAATTTGACGCGAtggaagaagcagaagtcGACGAAGATGTTGATTTATCCACATATTTGTCAAGAAGCATGGCGTTCGACAATGCAACCACGACGCCAAAGTCAACAacattattttcaattaaaCCATTGCCAGAAAAGATCAAGATGGAGGACCTACCACAAAAATGGCAAAAAGACGATAGTGAACTATTTGCTTATATAAATAGTTCTGACTTTACAAAACTCAAGTTTCCAGTATTTAATGGTGACTTGGTGAAACTAAAAACGGAAAACTCTGGGTCTAAAAGCACGGTGATTATACGTTTATTTGGTTTACTTGAACCTCAGActtcatttgaaaaaggaTGTGTTTACGTGTCCCCATTGTTATTACTCAACTTGACATCGGTAAATAACAAAGTTGAGTTTGAACCTATTAATGAACAATCGTTTTCAGACTTGGTGCCCATAGCCGAATCGGCAACAATAAGTAGGGTCAGTTCCGAAATCACCATGGACAAGACTTATCAACAAAgctttttttcaagtctCAAATCATTACTTAGTAGCCAACGCAAATGTTTCCGGGAAGGCGATGTTTTTCCTGTTTACGTGGACACAGTTCTTGCCAAAGCAATATTTGATAGtacaacaatagcaacatcagcaacatcagcaacagcaacagaaGGAGGAGGTGGTGACAAAGAAAGTAATGAAAATTCCAGTAATGATGTGATTCCTATGGGTAATCCCAATGCAGTGGCTTGGTTTAAAGTTACTGAGATTAAAGGACCAAACCAAATTGAGACGCTTCAATACCTGATAGACCCAGCAAAAACATTACTTGTTTCATCGGGACTTGAAAGTATTACTCTTCCCCGAAATGAGGAGATCAACTGGAACAGGTATTTGGAATTGCCCAGTATCTTTAATTATAATCTTACGGATGATTTCAAGTATGCAAAAGAATTTAGAAAGATTCTCTTGACTTGCATATCGTCCAGACTTAATCTCAAGACATCGATTTTGTTGAATTCAATGAGTCGAGGAATAGGTAAAACAACTTTGGTGAGGAGTACTTGTTTAGATTTGGGATTGAATTTAGTAGAACTTGactgttttgattttttgaatCCTGGTCAAGAGTTGAAAACTATTGGACAAATTAGTGGGAAGATCGAAAATCTAATTGGCCCAGATTCAACTAAAAATTCTCAAGCATTTTATGTCATTTATTTGAAGCATATTGAAAATTTGTGTCCAAAGATTGATGAGAATGACCAAAATTCTAGCATTCACAGTTCATTGACATTGAAGGTAGTTCAGATGTTGAGCGAATTTTTAAATACTCATAAAAATGCAGTAATAGTAATGAGCTGTAATGATTATGATAAATTAGATGAGAATCTTAAATCATTAATCAAGTTCACAATTGACTTTACTGTACCTACGGAGACTGAGAGATTGGAGATTTTCAGGCATTTgattgataaagaaaagctGAAGCAACCATTGACTGAACTATCGTCTTACCCTTTTGTGCTTCGCAAAGATGTTAGTTACAGCACATTAGCCTTGCAGTCTGCAGGTTTAACTCCGCGCGATTTGATTTCGATCATcaaaaagtcaaagaaGTTGGCTATTAAAAGATTGAATAAACTTGCCAAAGAATTAGGAATTAACGTGAAAACTTTGGTGGAAATAGGGTATGGTGGAACTATCAAATGGATTCCCGAAGATTTTGAGGCCGCAATAAATGATGCAAGAAGTCAGTTCAGCGATTCTATTGGAGCTCCACGTATTCCGAATGTCAAATGGGAGGATATAGGAGGGTTAGACTTGGTGAAAGATGAGATTTTAGATACCATAGATATGCCATTAAAGCATCCTGACCTATTCAATAACggattgaaaaagagaagtgGTATTTTATTCTATGGACCTCCTGGTACTGGTAAGACGCTTTTGGCAAAAGCAATTGCAACAAATTTCtcattgaattttttttccgtaAAAGGGCCAGAATTGTTAAACATGTACATTGGTGAGTCAGAAGCTAATGTTAGACGTGTATTTCAAAGGGCTAGAGATGCAAAGCCGTGCgtgattttttttgatgaGTTGGACTCTGTTGCGCCAAAGAGAGGTAATCAAGGGGACTCTGGAGGTGTTATGGACAGAATTGTTTCCCAACTATTAGCCGAACTTGATGGAATGAGCAGTGCTGGTGGTGACGGggtgtttgttgttggtgctaCAAACAGACCAGATTTGCTCGATGAAGCATTACTTCGTCCTGGTCGTTTTGACAAAATGCTTTATCTCGGTATATCTGACACAAACGAAAAGCAGACTAAAATCATGGAAGCATTAACGAGGAAGTTTCAACTTGATGACGATGTTGATTTAGAGAAGATTGCCGAGAAATGTTCATTTACATACACCGGTGCAGATTTTTATGCGCTTTGTTCAGATTCCATGTTAAATGCAATGACTAGAGTTGCAAATGAAGTAGATGCAAAGATAAAGGCATATAACGAGGAAGAAGTGGCAAAAGGGAATGGCGAAGTCAACTCTCGATGGTGGTTCGATAATGTTGCCACGAAAGAGGACATTAGAGTAGCCGTGAAGATGGAAGATTTCATAAAGGCTCAGAATGAATTGACACCTTCTGTTTCAGCAGAAGAGTTGCAACACTACCTTAAGGTTAGAGAGAATTTCGAAGGAGGCAAAgagaatgcaaaaaaagaacaagattTGCAACCATTACATGAAGAGCAACCACCTCAAAGATTTTTGGATCAACAAACTCTCGAAAGCATATTGTCAGGAGAAACACCTAATGTGAATGGATTTATTTCACAAAATAGTACTAAAGCTGAATTGCCAGTCGCAAATGGAGATATCAATGGAGAACATTTGGAAAATGATACGAAAAACATTtcagaaaacaacaacggAAATCTTAACAGATTTGTTAATGGCCACGTCAATGACCATACAAGTTAA
- the RPL31 gene encoding 60S ribosomal protein L31 (BUSCO:EOG09265EOF) → MALQDVVTREYTINLHKRLHGVHFKKRAPKAVKEIRKFATLHMGTTDVRLDPKLNVALWKRGVQGVEHRVRLRISRKRNDEENAKEKLFAYVEPVIVPTTKGLHTVVVEDDE, encoded by the exons ATGGCTTTACAAGACGTCGTCACCAGGGAGTACACCATTAACTTGCACAAAAGA TTGCACGGTGTTCACTTCAAAAAGAGAGCTCCAAAAGCTGTCAAGGAGATCAGAAAGTTTGCTACTTTGCACATGGGAACCACTGATGTCAGATTAGACCCAAAATTGAACGTTGCTTTGTGGAAGAGAGGTGTCCAAGGTGTTGAACACAGAGTAAGGTTGAGAATCtcaagaaagagaaacgATGAAGAGAATGCTAAGGAAAAATTGTTTGCTTACGTCGAGCCAGTGATTGTACCAACCACCAAGGGTTTGCacactgttgttgttgaggatGACGAATAG
- the RPL29 gene encoding 60S ribosomal protein L29, which yields MLMAKSKNHTAHNQTKKAHKNGIKKPKTYKYPSLKGVDSKFRRNHRYALHGTAKALAKARAESS from the exons ATgtta aTGGCTAAAAGTAAGAATCACACCGCCCACAACCAAACTAAGAAGGCTCACAAGAACGGTATCAAAAAGCCAAAGACCTACAAGTACCCATCATTGAAAGGTGTGGACTCAAAGTTCAGAAGAAACCACAGATATGCTTTGCACGGTACTGCTAAAGCTTTAGCTAAGGCAAGAGCTGAATCATCATAA